In Cystobacter fuscus DSM 2262, one DNA window encodes the following:
- a CDS encoding M16 family metallopeptidase, whose product MRFTRLALPVCATVALLLLAPTVLAAPFEVERFQPSPKHPLLLLAPREANRSTLTIVFNVGAVDDKLVNGLTRVSQHALLHANSRGSYESLVTALYGAAATLELRTGLHESRFTLTAPPQDFDALARTLLTSVLSPKLDPRRFEATLERARHDSQPLDPEVWLELLLARTLIEDSRYKDPNIGSLYNAEGIALEAVREHVSGMLAPSNATVIATGRFNAKALRQLVSGFRGGVGVEHPRPKLKLPYQRRALASREVQVLAYPIHLQTPREAAAARVLASLLEERLFQQLRNSAVGYGFTSTPLLTPRLDALALVLPAAEGSGIDLGPFLREEIQAVLQGQLEPGTFERHQRSTLVRLRLADRDPRRVAEELRTARQRPAWYGPELPTHIQSLTPEALREVASAWLREESSIQLHFVTDMEGRK is encoded by the coding sequence ATGCGCTTCACACGTCTCGCGCTCCCCGTCTGCGCCACAGTGGCGCTCCTGCTGCTGGCACCCACGGTGCTCGCCGCGCCTTTCGAGGTGGAGCGCTTCCAGCCCTCGCCCAAACACCCCCTGCTGCTGCTCGCCCCGCGCGAGGCGAATCGCTCCACGCTCACCATCGTCTTCAACGTGGGCGCCGTGGATGACAAGCTCGTGAACGGGCTCACGCGCGTCTCCCAGCATGCGCTGCTGCACGCCAACTCGCGCGGCAGCTACGAGTCCCTGGTGACCGCCCTGTACGGCGCCGCCGCCACCCTCGAGCTGCGCACCGGGCTGCACGAGAGCCGCTTCACCCTCACGGCTCCCCCCCAGGACTTCGACGCGCTCGCCCGCACGCTGCTCACCTCCGTCCTCTCCCCCAAGCTCGACCCCCGGCGCTTCGAAGCCACGCTCGAGCGGGCCAGGCACGACTCGCAGCCGCTCGACCCGGAGGTGTGGTTGGAGTTGCTGCTCGCGCGCACCCTCATCGAGGACTCCCGCTACAAGGACCCCAACATCGGCTCCCTCTACAACGCCGAGGGCATCGCCCTGGAGGCGGTGCGCGAGCACGTCTCCGGGATGCTGGCACCGAGCAACGCCACCGTCATCGCCACCGGGCGCTTCAACGCGAAGGCACTGCGCCAGCTCGTGTCCGGCTTCCGTGGCGGTGTTGGCGTCGAGCACCCACGTCCCAAGCTCAAGCTGCCCTACCAGCGCCGCGCGCTCGCCTCGCGCGAGGTGCAGGTCCTCGCCTACCCCATCCACCTCCAGACGCCCCGCGAGGCGGCGGCGGCACGCGTCCTCGCGTCGTTGCTGGAGGAACGGCTCTTCCAGCAGCTCCGCAACTCCGCGGTGGGCTACGGCTTCACCTCCACGCCCCTGCTCACCCCCCGGCTCGATGCGCTCGCACTCGTCCTTCCGGCCGCGGAGGGTTCGGGCATCGATCTGGGCCCCTTCCTGCGTGAAGAGATACAGGCGGTGCTCCAGGGCCAGCTCGAGCCCGGTACCTTCGAACGCCACCAGCGGTCCACCCTCGTCCGGCTGCGGCTGGCCGACCGCGACCCGCGCCGGGTGGCCGAGGAGCTCCGGACCGCCCGTCAGCGTCCGGCCTGGTACGGCCCCGAGCTGCCCACGCACATCCAATCCCTCACCCCCGAGGCCCTGCGCGAGGTGGCTTCCGCCTGGCTGCGCGAGGAGTCCTCCATCCAGCTCCACTTCGTCACGGACATGGAGGGCCGGAAGTGA
- a CDS encoding SDR family NAD(P)-dependent oxidoreductase gives MDLQLNKKTALVTGGTAGIGLEIARTLAVEGAEVLITGRSRTKLDQAVEDIRASGGKHIRGVVVDVTAAEGLPPLRDAARDVDILVNNLGAYESKAFAEISDDDWQSFFNVNVMSGVRLARAYFPGMLERGWGRIIFISSESALTIPPDMIHYATTKTAQLSIARGLAQLARGTRVTVNSVLPGPTRSEGIVDFLRSVSSNPSAPPETIEAEFFKNHRPASLLQRMIEPQEIASMVAYLASPLSAATNGAVLRAEGGLVNTIS, from the coding sequence ATGGACTTGCAACTCAACAAGAAGACGGCGCTGGTCACGGGCGGCACGGCGGGCATCGGACTGGAGATCGCGCGCACGCTCGCGGTGGAGGGAGCCGAGGTCCTCATCACCGGCCGCTCGCGCACGAAGCTCGACCAGGCGGTGGAGGACATCCGCGCTTCCGGCGGCAAGCACATCCGCGGCGTGGTGGTGGATGTGACGGCCGCCGAGGGCCTGCCCCCACTGCGCGACGCGGCGCGCGACGTCGACATCCTCGTCAACAACCTCGGCGCTTATGAGAGCAAGGCCTTCGCCGAGATCTCCGATGACGACTGGCAGTCCTTCTTCAACGTCAATGTGATGAGCGGCGTGCGGCTGGCGCGGGCCTACTTCCCGGGCATGCTCGAGCGGGGTTGGGGGCGGATCATCTTCATCTCCAGCGAGTCCGCGCTCACCATCCCCCCGGACATGATCCACTACGCGACGACCAAGACGGCGCAGCTGTCCATCGCGCGGGGTCTCGCCCAGCTGGCCAGGGGCACGCGGGTGACGGTCAACTCGGTGCTGCCGGGGCCCACGCGCTCGGAGGGCATCGTCGACTTCCTGCGCAGCGTGTCCTCCAATCCCAGCGCCCCACCGGAGACGATCGAGGCCGAGTTCTTCAAGAATCACCGGCCGGCCTCACTCCTGCAGCGGATGATCGAGCCGCAGGAGATCGCGAGCATGGTGGCCTATCTGGCGAGCCCCCTGTCCGCCGCGACGAACGGGGCCGTGCTCCGTGCCGAGGGCGGTCTCGTCAATACCATCAGCTGA
- the sitI6 gene encoding SitI6 family double-CXXCG motif immunity protein, translating to MRYFTIDEDRAAGHTGFVDAAHKWKLPGIRNCPVCKSTWSAGFAYPCVDLTPVAALADFEKARPEPIEEYERLCELVRPLLPPGALLEPGTTFGPLVGRGQGRFGQLVSPYPWWLLARREALVKLQAEGLRGFEGCHTEVRFRQRNSPELLELQILPMGRLHRDCLPHYQLPCSRCGRGRIPLPDDLLVDATTLQRDLDLFRLEDFSTVIVCTERFADACQHLGLDGVAFKPLPSKKSR from the coding sequence ATGCGATATTTCACCATTGACGAGGACAGAGCCGCGGGGCACACGGGCTTCGTTGACGCCGCACACAAGTGGAAGCTGCCAGGCATTCGCAATTGCCCAGTCTGCAAGTCCACCTGGAGTGCCGGGTTCGCTTATCCCTGCGTAGACCTGACCCCAGTGGCCGCCTTGGCCGATTTCGAGAAGGCTCGGCCCGAGCCCATCGAGGAGTACGAACGGCTGTGTGAGTTGGTTCGTCCCCTGCTGCCTCCTGGTGCGCTGTTGGAACCGGGTACGACTTTTGGCCCACTGGTGGGTAGGGGCCAGGGTCGTTTCGGGCAGCTGGTGTCTCCTTATCCCTGGTGGCTCCTGGCGCGGCGCGAGGCGCTGGTGAAGCTTCAGGCCGAGGGCTTGCGAGGATTCGAGGGGTGCCACACCGAGGTGCGTTTCCGCCAGCGCAACTCGCCTGAGTTGCTCGAATTGCAAATCCTCCCAATGGGCCGACTGCACCGGGATTGCCTGCCTCATTATCAACTGCCTTGCTCACGCTGTGGTCGGGGCCGTATTCCCCTGCCCGATGACCTCCTGGTGGACGCCACCACCCTCCAGAGGGACCTGGATTTATTTCGATTGGAGGATTTCTCCACGGTGATCGTCTGCACCGAGCGTTTCGCCGACGCCTGCCAGCACCTGGGCTTGGACGGCGTTGCCTTCAAGCCGCTGCCCTCGAAGAAGAGCCGCTGA
- a CDS encoding M16 family metallopeptidase: MSTNPLRTPMACVLLALVLVSSVALARGRGREAAVGAPLRPTVEKLADGSELVLAPRPRAAWASLHYVVRTGSRKDPEGKEGLAHLLEHVIFHGTYDVRGEDFQQAVKTAGGEFNGFTTAHSTTYVLQAPAESFLPLADQLVRIVTSPKLDPRQMQREVEIIRTESQDLGQGPGFHEHLENSLFSGSGAILGTQQTLDSISRKDLADFYTRYYTPANTSIVITGGVKREEVLGMLERAVRLPPSLPGESPLTPVTPPVLPIEQSTRASFSLIAYGYHVAPKDKGACARVAALLELRLTRALHVEEPLTLGMQVRCMSLRGNTFLMALAFSESLNANTLPERMQLAFEQLGREPPTAAEEKLMDRHVQRAYAQQVEDDLQRGSELAREVAQPRAGPLDPALLMSLPKRLPRGAMRDFARRTFLPERQVVVNFSPFSG, from the coding sequence GTGAGCACGAATCCCCTGCGAACCCCCATGGCCTGTGTCCTGCTGGCCCTGGTGCTCGTCTCCTCCGTGGCCCTGGCGCGTGGCCGTGGCCGCGAAGCGGCGGTGGGGGCCCCGTTGCGTCCCACGGTGGAGAAGCTCGCCGATGGGAGCGAGCTGGTGCTCGCGCCGCGGCCCCGGGCGGCCTGGGCCTCGTTGCACTACGTGGTGCGCACCGGCTCGCGAAAGGATCCCGAGGGAAAGGAAGGGCTGGCGCACCTGCTCGAGCACGTCATCTTCCATGGCACCTACGACGTGCGGGGCGAGGACTTCCAGCAGGCGGTGAAGACCGCTGGCGGTGAGTTCAACGGCTTCACCACTGCCCACTCCACCACCTATGTGCTTCAGGCCCCGGCGGAGTCCTTCCTGCCGCTGGCGGACCAGCTCGTGCGCATCGTCACCAGCCCCAAGCTCGACCCGCGGCAGATGCAGCGCGAGGTGGAGATCATCCGCACCGAGAGTCAGGACCTCGGCCAGGGCCCGGGCTTCCACGAGCACCTCGAGAACTCACTCTTCTCGGGCTCGGGCGCCATCCTCGGCACCCAGCAGACGCTCGACAGCATCTCCCGGAAGGACCTGGCGGACTTCTACACGCGGTACTACACGCCAGCCAACACCAGCATCGTCATCACGGGCGGCGTGAAGCGCGAGGAGGTCCTCGGGATGCTCGAGCGGGCGGTGCGGCTGCCCCCTTCCCTGCCCGGAGAGTCCCCCCTCACGCCGGTGACACCGCCCGTGCTGCCCATCGAGCAGAGCACCCGCGCCAGCTTCAGCCTCATCGCGTATGGCTACCATGTGGCTCCGAAGGACAAGGGGGCCTGTGCTCGTGTGGCGGCCCTGCTGGAGCTGCGGCTGACGCGCGCGCTGCACGTCGAGGAGCCGCTGACGCTGGGCATGCAGGTGCGGTGCATGTCCCTGCGGGGCAACACCTTCCTGATGGCACTGGCCTTCAGCGAGTCGCTCAACGCCAACACGCTGCCGGAGCGGATGCAGCTCGCCTTCGAGCAACTGGGCAGGGAGCCTCCAACGGCCGCGGAGGAGAAGCTGATGGACCGGCACGTGCAGCGGGCATACGCCCAGCAGGTGGAGGATGATCTGCAACGGGGAAGCGAGCTGGCGCGAGAGGTGGCCCAACCCCGCGCGGGCCCCCTCGACCCGGCGCTGCTGATGTCCCTCCCCAAGCGCCTGCCGCGTGGGGCCATGCGGGACTTCGCGCGCCGCACCTTCCTCCCCGAGCGCCAGGTGGTGGTGAACTTCTCGCCCTTCTCCGGCTGA
- the lepB gene encoding signal peptidase I: MTTISSPPVSRWRRLLAVLLSITPGCGHVLWGRWRRGLVWLGALLLAQASLPLTGFAGLLLGLGVILGAAVDVARLPPPEAGVPRLGRVLLTLVGFWMGSGIVASTSRRWLAEPFTMPSASMQPTLLPGDQFYTDKRVASPWGRPLERGEVIVFQHPAQREQRYVMRAVALAGEAVEVRCGRLSIDGQAVDSRPSSEESSCLDSMDFPTGDGCPEGMETRETGCVVPEGHVFLLGDNRDNSWDSRFWGPLPVENVVGAVRFIHFSWTPGEGVRWARLGTTVR, encoded by the coding sequence ATGACGACGATCTCCTCGCCCCCTGTCTCTCGTTGGCGCCGCTTGCTGGCGGTGCTGCTCAGCATCACCCCGGGCTGTGGCCACGTGCTGTGGGGCCGCTGGCGGCGAGGGCTCGTGTGGCTGGGAGCCTTGTTGTTGGCGCAGGCCTCGCTGCCACTCACGGGCTTCGCCGGGCTGCTGCTCGGGCTCGGGGTAATCCTCGGCGCGGCGGTGGACGTGGCGAGGCTGCCTCCGCCGGAGGCGGGCGTACCGCGGCTGGGGCGGGTGCTGTTGACCCTGGTGGGCTTCTGGATGGGGTCCGGCATCGTGGCGAGCACCTCCCGGAGGTGGCTAGCCGAGCCCTTCACCATGCCCTCCGCCTCGATGCAGCCCACGCTCCTCCCGGGAGACCAGTTCTATACGGACAAGCGGGTGGCGAGTCCGTGGGGTCGGCCGTTGGAGCGAGGCGAGGTCATCGTCTTCCAGCATCCCGCGCAGCGCGAGCAGCGCTACGTCATGCGCGCGGTGGCGTTGGCGGGTGAGGCGGTGGAGGTGCGCTGCGGACGGCTCTCCATCGACGGCCAAGCGGTGGACAGCCGCCCCTCCAGCGAGGAGTCCTCCTGCCTGGACTCCATGGACTTCCCCACGGGCGACGGGTGCCCGGAGGGCATGGAGACACGCGAGACGGGGTGCGTGGTGCCCGAGGGACACGTCTTCCTGCTCGGGGACAACCGGGACAACTCCTGGGACTCCCGCTTCTGGGGGCCACTGCCGGTGGAGAACGTGGTGGGTGCGGTGCGCTTCATCCACTTCTCGTGGACACCAGGAGAAGGAGTTCGTTGGGCGCGGCTCGGCACCACGGTGCGCTGA
- a CDS encoding SMI1/KNR4 family protein: MSTDPRPKDVPPEATFDASANLWRDGGPNDARERLWIHPSGLLLLDATRMDGKLDGEIKWSLAIHQMSEHAPRVAMQAALGLPKGPTNTMIATFANGALVAVRFRAGFDFPDTLRVELRDGVIDGAVEWVIGPVSGALFEHAGTTLLPKVFKVPKPWPHRLTAVFVKGKLKSMTYFAKDGTPIDTGATPLTEWGENVEASALTGYIERGDFAADAARFFPKAPRMSKPSSEKVRVVPAGRALDDVVTGGGVPSMTVAFDFNSYGFDCKKEDLYGANDDKYVGIASDGSGEMFLLDVTTGEVVRYAHEEGTVAPAFTSLDQLAFSLLRVEAAAKKLLPKAKLSALFKRLGLTTAGALLKEY; the protein is encoded by the coding sequence ATGTCGACCGACCCGCGCCCCAAGGACGTCCCCCCCGAAGCGACCTTCGATGCCAGCGCCAACCTCTGGCGAGACGGAGGCCCGAACGACGCGCGCGAGCGCCTGTGGATCCATCCGTCGGGCCTCTTGCTGCTCGACGCCACCCGCATGGACGGCAAGCTCGACGGGGAGATCAAGTGGTCGCTCGCCATCCACCAGATGTCCGAGCACGCGCCGCGCGTGGCCATGCAGGCGGCGCTCGGCCTGCCGAAGGGGCCGACCAACACGATGATCGCAACGTTCGCGAACGGTGCGCTGGTCGCGGTGCGCTTCCGCGCCGGTTTCGACTTCCCGGACACTCTGCGGGTCGAGCTCCGTGACGGCGTGATTGACGGCGCCGTCGAGTGGGTCATCGGGCCGGTCAGCGGTGCACTGTTCGAGCACGCCGGCACCACGCTCCTGCCCAAGGTCTTCAAGGTTCCCAAGCCGTGGCCCCATCGCCTGACGGCGGTCTTCGTCAAGGGCAAGCTGAAGAGCATGACGTACTTCGCCAAGGACGGCACCCCCATCGACACGGGCGCGACCCCGCTCACCGAATGGGGGGAGAACGTCGAGGCGAGCGCCCTCACCGGCTACATCGAGCGCGGCGACTTCGCGGCGGACGCGGCGCGCTTCTTCCCGAAGGCGCCCCGCATGTCGAAACCCAGCAGCGAGAAGGTTCGCGTCGTTCCCGCGGGCCGCGCGCTCGACGACGTGGTGACCGGCGGGGGTGTACCGTCGATGACCGTCGCGTTCGACTTCAACAGCTATGGCTTCGACTGCAAGAAGGAGGATTTGTACGGAGCCAACGACGACAAGTACGTCGGCATCGCGAGCGACGGCTCTGGCGAGATGTTTCTTCTCGACGTCACCACGGGCGAGGTCGTCCGCTACGCGCACGAGGAAGGCACTGTCGCGCCGGCCTTCACGTCGCTCGACCAGCTCGCCTTCTCGCTCCTCCGCGTCGAGGCGGCCGCCAAGAAGTTGCTCCCGAAGGCGAAGCTCTCGGCGCTGTTCAAGCGGCTCGGCCTCACGACGGCTGGAGCGCTCCTGAAGGAATACTGA
- a CDS encoding toxin-antitoxin system YwqK family antitoxin → MELDLDGGWKDPSASPPPPPPPPRPEARKPTPAAPVAKPVTPVEEDEEPVVHHRVTPRGLFALGVLGLVGTGVVLIAQAALPERFPSLLAMAVWVPALTGAPSDFFPASAWVLALLPWGSLALALSMGHQLARRARVPFVQDAVQWVALALLPGVHLVGGPLVLGELELTAESQQASGLRLHLKVKTVVAVVLHVLAVVLGSRAARDSGEFLLLAALAVRALSVAAFAVVLFGMGRALLVLMRASEALVASGGMGRGGGSAARLRGARRPLVMAAWAGALGATVVAISGVWFSRREARTCEPGTELSHTEGFEERRVSACVLPDGRKQGAEHVRAANGWLLERGEYREGKRHGIFRAWNEQGVLLEELSYAEGLPDGKWKLYWPDGQRALEMGYAKGTLEGENTTYYPNGNPRYRRTYQKGVVHGRHARWFESGLVEVEGAFNQGRPSGWWVRRNAEGRVVKQWSEGGLSTDEATAGVSAIFMGDATLAPSRVTAPSDVAELRAGHTQEWWRKRLSQLKDKAGKDPKSAALYALTLRRARANGFVIREKSDGVELSLEPVH, encoded by the coding sequence TTGGAGCTGGATCTGGACGGGGGATGGAAGGACCCATCCGCCTCGCCACCTCCTCCTCCGCCTCCTCCCAGGCCCGAGGCGAGGAAGCCCACCCCCGCGGCTCCTGTCGCGAAGCCGGTGACGCCGGTCGAGGAGGACGAGGAGCCGGTGGTGCATCATCGGGTGACGCCCCGGGGACTGTTCGCCCTGGGCGTGCTGGGGCTGGTGGGGACGGGCGTCGTGCTGATCGCCCAGGCCGCGCTGCCGGAGCGCTTCCCCTCGTTGCTGGCGATGGCCGTGTGGGTGCCCGCGCTCACCGGGGCACCCTCGGACTTCTTTCCGGCCTCCGCGTGGGTGTTGGCACTGCTGCCCTGGGGCTCGTTGGCGCTGGCCTTGTCCATGGGGCACCAGCTGGCACGGCGTGCCCGCGTGCCGTTCGTGCAGGACGCGGTGCAGTGGGTGGCACTCGCGCTCTTGCCGGGAGTGCACCTGGTGGGCGGGCCGCTCGTGCTGGGCGAACTGGAGCTGACCGCCGAGTCCCAGCAGGCGTCAGGACTCCGTCTCCACTTGAAGGTGAAGACGGTGGTGGCCGTGGTGCTCCATGTGCTCGCGGTGGTGCTCGGGAGTCGAGCGGCGCGTGACTCCGGGGAGTTCCTCCTGCTGGCGGCGCTGGCGGTGCGGGCGCTGTCGGTGGCGGCCTTCGCCGTGGTGCTGTTCGGGATGGGACGGGCTCTCCTGGTGCTGATGCGCGCCAGTGAGGCGCTCGTGGCCTCGGGTGGAATGGGACGGGGAGGGGGCTCGGCGGCGCGCCTGCGCGGGGCGAGGAGACCGCTCGTCATGGCGGCGTGGGCGGGGGCGTTGGGGGCCACGGTGGTGGCGATCTCGGGCGTGTGGTTCTCGCGGAGGGAGGCGAGGACCTGCGAGCCAGGAACGGAGCTGAGCCACACGGAGGGCTTCGAGGAGCGGCGGGTGAGCGCGTGCGTGTTGCCGGATGGACGCAAGCAAGGGGCCGAGCACGTGCGAGCCGCGAACGGATGGCTGCTGGAGCGCGGCGAGTACCGGGAGGGAAAGCGGCACGGCATCTTCCGCGCGTGGAACGAGCAGGGCGTGCTGCTGGAGGAACTGTCCTACGCGGAGGGGCTGCCGGACGGGAAGTGGAAGCTGTACTGGCCGGACGGGCAGCGCGCGCTGGAGATGGGGTACGCGAAGGGCACGCTCGAGGGGGAGAACACCACGTACTACCCGAATGGAAACCCGAGGTACCGCAGGACGTACCAGAAGGGCGTGGTGCACGGCCGGCACGCGAGGTGGTTCGAGTCGGGGCTGGTGGAGGTGGAGGGCGCGTTCAACCAGGGGAGGCCCTCGGGGTGGTGGGTGAGGCGGAACGCGGAGGGGAGGGTGGTGAAGCAGTGGAGCGAGGGTGGACTGAGCACGGACGAAGCGACGGCGGGCGTGTCCGCCATTTTCATGGGAGATGCCACGCTGGCCCCGTCACGGGTGACGGCCCCGTCCGACGTGGCCGAATTGCGAGCAGGCCATACACAGGAGTGGTGGCGGAAGCGGCTCTCCCAGCTCAAGGACAAGGCGGGGAAGGACCCGAAGAGCGCGGCGCTTTATGCGCTCACCTTGCGGCGGGCCCGGGCCAACGGCTTCGTGATCCGCGAGAAGTCCGACGGCGTGGAACTCTCGCTGGAGCCCGTGCACTGA
- a CDS encoding membrane dipeptidase → MMKMLRFALMGWVLCSASPALAAPYWSTFKQDRCTDSGRRQHSAQLMNIPPNTSWESACQATGATVAGYTFLRPTRCVNKGTSGMWGEFEVNDTTCNPVTECNSSLPAGTFSKPGNTGSVSCEAFCANRDANWGQRGTCVKGLVTSGPHAGTCLACTDVASEQGDTGVTCTCKAPAKGFADLHAHPFANLAFGGQAFFGKAYGPLSSTLPWCDSVHGPGGTRDSLGSIMATLGYGTGGSGHRVGGYPQYDGWPRWNSYTHQSMYEDWLYRSVQGGLRLMVTLAVNNQDLFGFPIYATKAPGRTGEDMEAVDLQIAEAYAMQSYLDNKAGGAGRGWFRIVKSPAEARTVIAQGKLAVVLGAEVDYLFDCRRNSSCSSAYVEERLDHYQALGLRHLFPVHFKQNAFAGSALTSITTEGDSRDCKQEGYVYKRDVARDPICGAQGLTTLGRTLVRGMMRRKMLIDIDHMSKLAFDDTLGMVEPYGYPVVSGHTTLFETARGNKRHEGSLKSEQLQRIRHVGGMVSLILDQGNRDEVPTWRGAGQPVVEHQCGSTSQSWAQAYLYLSKELGGAPVGFGSDFNGFAGLPSPRFGAEACHGGSSAAQVARTSYPLSIAVENSVTKLERSVVGNKVFDINEDGVAHAGMMPDFIAELRRQGLRGQDLEPLMNSAEGYLQVWERAEAMGATVP, encoded by the coding sequence ATGATGAAGATGCTTCGCTTTGCCTTGATGGGGTGGGTGCTGTGTTCCGCCTCTCCCGCACTCGCCGCTCCTTATTGGAGCACCTTCAAACAGGATCGGTGCACCGACTCGGGCCGGCGCCAGCACTCGGCGCAGTTGATGAACATCCCTCCCAACACCTCCTGGGAGAGCGCGTGCCAGGCCACCGGCGCCACCGTGGCCGGCTACACCTTCCTGCGCCCCACCCGCTGCGTGAACAAGGGCACCTCCGGCATGTGGGGCGAGTTCGAGGTGAATGACACCACCTGCAACCCGGTGACGGAGTGCAACTCCTCCCTCCCGGCTGGCACCTTCTCCAAGCCCGGGAACACCGGCTCGGTGAGCTGTGAGGCCTTCTGCGCCAACCGTGACGCCAACTGGGGCCAGCGTGGCACGTGTGTGAAGGGGCTGGTCACCAGTGGCCCTCATGCGGGCACCTGCCTGGCCTGCACCGACGTTGCCTCCGAGCAGGGCGACACCGGCGTCACCTGCACCTGCAAGGCGCCTGCGAAGGGCTTCGCGGATCTCCATGCGCACCCGTTCGCCAACCTCGCTTTCGGCGGCCAGGCTTTTTTCGGCAAGGCCTACGGTCCCCTCAGCTCCACCTTGCCGTGGTGCGACAGTGTCCACGGGCCGGGGGGCACCCGGGACTCCTTGGGCAGCATCATGGCGACCCTCGGCTACGGCACGGGCGGCTCGGGCCATCGGGTGGGGGGCTACCCGCAGTACGACGGCTGGCCGCGTTGGAACAGCTACACGCACCAGTCCATGTATGAGGATTGGCTCTACCGCTCCGTGCAGGGCGGCCTGCGGCTGATGGTGACGTTGGCCGTCAACAACCAGGATCTCTTCGGCTTCCCCATCTACGCCACCAAGGCGCCGGGCCGCACGGGAGAGGACATGGAGGCGGTGGATCTCCAGATCGCCGAGGCCTACGCCATGCAGAGCTACCTCGACAACAAGGCGGGCGGCGCGGGACGCGGCTGGTTCCGCATCGTGAAGTCTCCCGCGGAGGCCCGCACCGTCATCGCCCAGGGCAAGCTGGCGGTGGTGCTGGGCGCCGAGGTGGACTACCTCTTCGATTGCCGCCGCAACAGCTCGTGCTCGAGCGCGTATGTGGAGGAGCGGCTGGACCATTACCAGGCCCTGGGCCTGCGCCACCTCTTCCCCGTCCACTTCAAGCAGAACGCCTTCGCGGGCTCGGCGCTCACCAGCATCACGACCGAGGGAGACTCTCGCGACTGCAAGCAGGAGGGCTACGTCTACAAGCGAGACGTCGCCCGGGATCCCATCTGTGGCGCGCAGGGGCTCACGACCCTGGGCCGCACGCTGGTGCGCGGGATGATGCGCCGGAAGATGCTGATCGACATCGACCACATGTCGAAGCTGGCCTTCGATGACACGCTGGGGATGGTGGAGCCCTACGGCTACCCGGTGGTGAGCGGCCACACCACGCTGTTCGAGACAGCCCGTGGCAACAAGCGCCACGAGGGCAGCCTCAAGTCGGAGCAGCTCCAGCGCATCCGCCACGTGGGCGGCATGGTGTCGCTCATCCTGGACCAGGGCAATCGCGACGAGGTTCCCACCTGGCGCGGCGCGGGTCAGCCGGTGGTGGAGCACCAGTGCGGCAGCACCTCGCAGAGCTGGGCCCAGGCGTACCTCTATCTGTCGAAGGAGCTGGGCGGGGCGCCGGTGGGCTTCGGCTCGGACTTCAACGGCTTCGCGGGCCTGCCGAGCCCCCGCTTTGGTGCCGAGGCATGCCACGGCGGCAGCTCCGCCGCGCAGGTGGCTCGCACGAGCTACCCGCTGAGCATCGCCGTGGAGAACAGCGTCACGAAGCTGGAGCGCAGCGTGGTGGGCAACAAGGTGTTCGACATCAACGAGGATGGCGTGGCCCACGCGGGCATGATGCCGGACTTCATCGCGGAGCTCCGCCGCCAGGGCCTGCGCGGCCAGGATCTGGAGCCGCTGATGAACTCAGCCGAGGGCTACCTCCAGGTCTGGGAGCGCGCCGAGGCCATGGGCGCCACCGTGCCGTGA
- the sitA6 gene encoding SitA6 family polymorphic toxin lipoprotein: protein MSFLCSRVGLALLGVLLSACASSAPMVREEAGAPEVVSSSWAEARADATCVVPLCDEEHCAIWRCQDVVEAEALPVRLAQAMVPASAPAPMFRVPLVAGPSASRWWGHPLAVPSGVEPVFEIPWHNWKTRELSAPRLFRHQCLSPPREPLEKHHIFPQQKELAEWFGSRDIDIHAFTIRLPRSFHQWLHSGEPKGGQWNEAWRQFMRKNRTIANAEDIWRFAGELMMRFGVNGPFEPYSCDER from the coding sequence ATGAGTTTTCTGTGCTCCAGAGTGGGGCTTGCGCTCCTCGGCGTGCTGCTGAGCGCCTGTGCCTCCTCCGCGCCCATGGTGCGTGAGGAGGCTGGGGCGCCCGAGGTCGTGTCCTCTTCATGGGCGGAGGCCCGCGCGGACGCCACGTGCGTGGTGCCGCTGTGTGACGAGGAGCACTGCGCCATCTGGCGTTGCCAGGACGTGGTGGAGGCGGAGGCTCTCCCGGTGCGGCTGGCGCAGGCGATGGTCCCGGCGTCCGCGCCCGCCCCGATGTTCCGCGTGCCCTTGGTTGCGGGTCCCAGTGCGAGCCGCTGGTGGGGACATCCTCTCGCCGTGCCCTCCGGGGTTGAGCCTGTATTCGAAATCCCCTGGCACAACTGGAAGACGCGGGAGCTGAGCGCGCCCAGGCTCTTCCGCCACCAGTGCCTCTCCCCTCCGCGCGAGCCCCTCGAGAAGCACCACATCTTCCCGCAGCAAAAGGAACTGGCCGAATGGTTTGGCAGCAGGGATATTGATATCCACGCCTTCACCATCCGACTGCCGAGGAGTTTCCACCAATGGCTGCATAGTGGCGAACCCAAGGGAGGACAATGGAATGAAGCGTGGCGGCAGTTCATGAGAAAGAACCGCACCATCGCCAACGCGGAGGACATCTGGCGGTTCGCGGGTGAACTCATGATGCGGTTTGGAGTGAATGGTCCATTCGAGCCCTACTCTTGCGATGAGCGGTAG